In the genome of Kitasatospora cathayae, one region contains:
- a CDS encoding NAD(P)H-hydrate dehydratase, giving the protein MRHAHPVETVRAAEAELMARLPEGTLMQRAAAGLAATCARLLTRRRGRVYGSRVTVLVGSGDNGGDALYAGAALARRGARVTAVLLAPEKAHPGGLAALRAAGGRVTAEQEVGLADFSRADLVLDGIVGIGGRGGLRPEAVPYARAGRSGIVVAVDLPSGVDADTGEVPGEALRADVTVCFGTYKPGLLIDPGAACTGAVQLVDIGLQLPEPEVTVLQHADAAALLPLPGAESDKYRRGVVGVAAGSARYPGAALLAVAGALRGGAGAVRYVGTAAEEVVRRFPETLVTEGGPAGAGRVQAWVVGPGGGEGARQALTEALASDVPVLVDADGLTELGRLGPDALSGRTAPTLLTPHTGEAARLLAGAEGGAPRAADDLAAARLATARRLAAAYRATVLLKGSTTVVADPGGAVRVNPTGTSWLATAGSGDVLAGLAGSLLATGLPPLDAASLAAYLHGLAGREAAGTPGAPVTALAVAEALPTAWRTVREA; this is encoded by the coding sequence ATGCGTCATGCACACCCTGTGGAAACCGTCCGGGCCGCCGAGGCCGAGCTGATGGCCAGGCTGCCTGAGGGCACGCTGATGCAGCGGGCGGCCGCCGGGCTGGCGGCGACCTGCGCCAGGCTGCTGACGCGGCGTCGGGGGCGGGTGTACGGCAGCCGGGTGACGGTGCTGGTGGGCAGTGGGGACAACGGGGGTGACGCCCTGTACGCCGGGGCGGCGCTGGCCCGGCGCGGGGCGCGGGTGACGGCGGTGCTGCTGGCGCCGGAGAAGGCGCACCCGGGTGGGCTGGCCGCGCTGCGGGCGGCGGGCGGACGGGTGACGGCGGAGCAGGAAGTCGGCCTGGCCGACTTCTCGCGCGCGGACCTGGTGCTGGACGGGATCGTCGGCATCGGCGGCCGGGGCGGGCTGCGCCCGGAGGCCGTGCCGTACGCGCGGGCCGGGCGGAGCGGGATCGTGGTGGCGGTGGACCTGCCCAGCGGGGTGGACGCCGACACCGGCGAGGTGCCCGGCGAGGCGCTGCGGGCGGACGTCACGGTCTGCTTCGGCACGTACAAGCCGGGGCTGCTGATCGACCCGGGGGCCGCCTGCACGGGCGCCGTGCAGCTGGTGGACATCGGGCTGCAGCTGCCCGAGCCGGAGGTGACGGTCCTGCAGCACGCGGACGCGGCGGCGCTGCTGCCGCTGCCGGGCGCGGAGAGCGACAAGTACCGGCGCGGCGTGGTCGGGGTGGCGGCCGGGTCGGCGCGGTACCCGGGGGCGGCGCTGCTGGCGGTCGCCGGGGCGCTGCGGGGCGGCGCGGGCGCCGTGCGGTACGTCGGGACGGCGGCCGAGGAGGTGGTGCGGCGCTTCCCGGAGACGCTGGTCACCGAGGGCGGCCCGGCCGGAGCCGGACGGGTGCAGGCCTGGGTGGTCGGACCGGGCGGTGGCGAGGGGGCGCGGCAGGCGTTGACCGAGGCGCTGGCGAGCGACGTCCCGGTGCTGGTGGACGCGGACGGGCTGACCGAACTGGGCCGGCTCGGCCCGGACGCGCTGTCCGGCCGCACCGCACCCACCCTGCTCACCCCCCACACCGGCGAGGCCGCCCGACTGCTGGCCGGCGCCGAGGGCGGTGCGCCGCGCGCCGCCGACGACCTGGCCGCCGCCCGGCTGGCCACCGCCCGCCGCCTGGCGGCCGCCTACCGGGCCACCGTGCTGCTGAAGGGCTCCACCACCGTGGTCGCTGACCCGGGCGGGGCCGTCCGGGTGAACCCCACCGGCACTTCCTGGCTCGCCACCGCCGGCAGCGGCGACGTCCTGGCCGGCCTGGCCGGCTCCCTGCTGGCCACCGGCCTGCCCCCGCTGGACGCCGCCTCGCTGGCCGCCTACCTCCACGGCCTGGCCGGCCGGGAGGCAGCCGGCACCCCGGGCGCCCCGGTGACGGCCCTCGCGGTGGCCGAGGCCCTGCCGACGGCCTGGCGGACGGTGCGGGAGGCTTAG
- the alr gene encoding alanine racemase has translation MTTANTTGTATLTDGVRAEATIDLAALRGNLAALQERVGSAAVMLAVKADAYGHGAVECAREAVANGVGWLGCATPDEALALRAAGIRPEQARILCWLWTPGGPWREALRADLDISVSGQWALAELLTAVRETGIPARVHLKADTGLGRNGCQPHDWPQLVADTRRAEAEGLLRVVGLWSHFAAADEPGHPSIQAQLDSFRAALAHAEAAGLRPEVRHLANSPATLLLPEAHFDLVRTGLAAYGLSPVPEVGSPADFGLRPVMALTARLALVKHVPGGHGVSYGHHYVTPGPTTLGLVPVGYGDGVPRHASGTGPVQIGGKWRTVAGRVAMDQFVVDLGGDTPEVGDEVLLFGSGERGEPTAEDWARACGSISYEIITRIGARVPRRYLGGSHHGGGTA, from the coding sequence ATGACAACTGCGAACACGACCGGCACAGCCACCCTCACCGACGGCGTACGGGCCGAGGCGACCATCGATCTCGCCGCCCTGCGCGGCAACCTCGCCGCCCTGCAGGAGCGCGTCGGGAGCGCGGCGGTGATGCTCGCGGTCAAGGCGGACGCCTATGGCCACGGCGCGGTCGAGTGCGCCCGCGAGGCGGTCGCGAACGGGGTCGGCTGGCTCGGCTGCGCGACGCCCGACGAGGCGTTGGCGCTGCGGGCCGCGGGCATCCGCCCGGAGCAGGCCCGCATCCTGTGCTGGCTGTGGACGCCCGGTGGGCCGTGGCGCGAGGCGCTGCGCGCGGACCTGGACATCTCGGTCAGCGGCCAGTGGGCGCTGGCGGAACTGCTGACGGCCGTTCGGGAGACCGGCATCCCGGCGCGCGTGCACCTGAAGGCCGACACCGGCCTCGGCCGCAACGGCTGTCAGCCGCACGACTGGCCGCAGCTGGTGGCGGACACCCGCCGGGCCGAGGCCGAGGGGCTGCTGAGGGTGGTCGGCCTCTGGTCGCACTTCGCCGCCGCCGACGAGCCCGGCCACCCGTCGATCCAGGCCCAGCTGGACTCCTTCCGCGCCGCGCTGGCGCACGCCGAGGCCGCCGGGCTGCGCCCCGAGGTCCGGCACCTCGCGAACTCCCCGGCCACCCTGCTGCTGCCCGAGGCGCACTTCGACCTGGTCCGCACCGGGCTCGCCGCGTACGGGCTGTCGCCGGTGCCGGAGGTGGGCTCGCCGGCCGACTTCGGGCTGCGCCCGGTGATGGCGCTGACCGCCCGGCTGGCGCTGGTCAAGCACGTTCCCGGCGGGCACGGGGTCAGCTACGGCCACCACTACGTGACGCCCGGCCCGACCACCCTCGGCCTGGTCCCGGTCGGCTACGGCGACGGCGTCCCGCGGCACGCCAGCGGCACCGGACCGGTCCAGATCGGCGGCAAGTGGCGCACGGTGGCCGGCCGGGTGGCGATGGACCAGTTCGTGGTGGACCTGGGCGGCGACACTCCCGAGGTCGGCGACGAGGTGCTGCTGTTCGGCAGCGGCGAGCGCGGTGAGCCGACCGCCGAGGACTGGGCCCGCGCCTGCGGCTCCATCTCGTACGAGATCATCACCCGGATCGGTGCCCGGGTGCCCCGCCGCTACCTGGGCGGCAGCCACCACGGGGGCGGCACGGCATGA
- a CDS encoding alpha/beta fold hydrolase, which translates to MTGTPDGSSPVAAVAKAAGAASGVSRAGVIGISVGVLAAGAAAGVAIERLTVGRAMRRRARAELEATAPYGSLRGRPLTVAAPDGTELYVELDGTGWAAPDGDRPEPKGRAGAEREELGGPRNEGVGATSVGAGSERLGGEWASHRPEPLTVVFSHGYCLNQDSWHFQRAALREGLRLVFWDQRSHGRSERSRSYLAGEPAGIDQLGGDLKAVIDAVAPTGPLVLVGHSMGGMTVMALADQHPELFRERVAGVAMVGTLAGDWNEVSLGLPKAGAKLFKKVAPGVVKLLGRQVELVEASRRFGSDVAAVFYRRFSFGGRDVDPGVVRFAEQLLDATPIDVVAEFYPVFGAHEKYEALAALRGLPALVLAGTKDLLTPSAHSEVMAERLPGAELVLVEGAGHLVLLERPELVDRELALLLRRAAEFAGAAPLPPAVLELAEEPPGDGRLGDATAPDPAVDPTVGPAVDSA; encoded by the coding sequence ATGACCGGGACGCCGGACGGGAGCAGCCCGGTGGCGGCGGTGGCCAAGGCGGCCGGCGCGGCCTCCGGGGTGAGCCGGGCCGGCGTGATCGGGATCTCGGTCGGCGTGCTGGCGGCCGGCGCGGCCGCGGGCGTGGCGATAGAGCGGCTGACGGTCGGCCGGGCGATGCGCCGCCGGGCCCGGGCCGAGCTGGAGGCGACCGCCCCGTACGGCTCGCTGCGCGGACGCCCGCTGACGGTGGCCGCGCCGGACGGCACCGAGCTGTACGTCGAGCTGGACGGCACCGGCTGGGCCGCGCCGGACGGCGACCGCCCCGAGCCGAAGGGACGCGCCGGTGCCGAGAGGGAGGAGCTAGGGGGCCCGAGGAACGAGGGCGTCGGAGCGACGAGCGTCGGCGCCGGGTCCGAGCGCCTCGGAGGCGAGTGGGCGAGTCACCGCCCCGAGCCGCTGACCGTGGTGTTCAGCCACGGCTACTGCCTGAACCAGGACAGCTGGCACTTCCAGCGGGCGGCGCTGCGCGAGGGCCTGCGGCTGGTCTTCTGGGACCAGCGCAGCCACGGCCGTTCGGAGCGCTCCCGCTCGTACCTGGCGGGCGAGCCGGCCGGCATCGACCAGCTGGGCGGCGACCTCAAGGCGGTGATCGACGCCGTCGCGCCGACCGGCCCGCTGGTGCTGGTGGGCCATTCGATGGGCGGCATGACGGTGATGGCGCTGGCCGACCAGCATCCGGAGCTGTTCCGGGAGCGGGTCGCCGGGGTCGCGATGGTCGGCACCCTCGCGGGGGACTGGAACGAGGTGAGCCTCGGTCTGCCGAAGGCCGGGGCCAAGCTGTTCAAGAAGGTCGCGCCCGGGGTGGTGAAGCTGCTGGGCCGTCAGGTAGAGCTGGTGGAGGCGAGCCGGCGGTTCGGCTCGGACGTCGCCGCCGTCTTCTACCGGCGGTTCTCCTTCGGCGGCCGGGACGTCGATCCCGGCGTGGTGCGCTTCGCCGAGCAGCTGCTGGACGCCACCCCGATCGACGTGGTCGCCGAGTTCTACCCGGTGTTCGGCGCGCACGAGAAGTACGAGGCACTGGCCGCCCTGCGCGGCCTGCCGGCCCTGGTGCTGGCCGGGACGAAGGACCTGCTGACGCCGTCGGCGCACAGCGAGGTGATGGCCGAGCGGCTGCCCGGTGCCGAGCTGGTCCTGGTGGAGGGGGCCGGGCACCTGGTGCTGCTGGAGCGTCCGGAGCTGGTCGACCGCGAGCTGGCGCTGCTGCTGCGCCGGGCCGCCGAGTTCGCCGGTGCCGCGCCGCTGCCGCCAGCCGTCCTCGAACTCGCCGAGGAACCGCCCGGGGACGGTCGGCTCGGGGACGCGACGGCCCCGGATCCGGCCGTCGATCCCACCGTCGGTCCGGCCGTCGACTCCGCCTGA
- the tsaE gene encoding tRNA (adenosine(37)-N6)-threonylcarbamoyltransferase complex ATPase subunit type 1 TsaE translates to MGSHATLTVPTPERMGRLGRELAALLRPGDLVLLSGELGAGKTTLTRGLGEGLQVRGAVTSPTFVIARVHPSLVGGPALVHVDAYRLGGDLDEMEDLDLDVSLPESVVVVEWGEGKVERLSEDRLEVRIERAIGDTAGEDHDPRRVELTGVGERWTGVELAKLA, encoded by the coding sequence ATGGGCTCGCACGCCACTCTCACCGTCCCCACTCCGGAGCGGATGGGCCGGCTCGGCCGGGAGCTGGCCGCGCTGCTGCGGCCGGGTGACCTGGTGCTGCTCTCCGGCGAGCTGGGGGCGGGGAAGACCACGCTCACCAGGGGCCTGGGGGAGGGACTGCAGGTCCGCGGGGCGGTGACCTCGCCGACCTTCGTGATCGCCCGGGTGCACCCCTCGCTGGTCGGCGGCCCGGCGCTGGTGCACGTGGACGCGTACCGGCTGGGCGGGGACCTGGACGAGATGGAGGACCTCGACCTGGACGTCTCGCTGCCGGAGTCGGTGGTGGTGGTCGAGTGGGGCGAGGGCAAGGTCGAGCGGCTGTCCGAGGACCGGCTGGAGGTGCGGATCGAGCGGGCGATCGGCGACACCGCCGGGGAGGACCACGACCCGCGCCGGGTGGAGCTGACCGGCGTCGGGGAGCGCTGGACGGGCGTGGAGCTGGCGAAGCTCGCCTGA
- the tsaB gene encoding tRNA (adenosine(37)-N6)-threonylcarbamoyltransferase complex dimerization subunit type 1 TsaB, translating into MLLLAFDTATPAVTAAVHDGTAVLAETHQVDARRHGELLLPAIDRVLRAAGVDKHQLTGIAVGVGPGPYTGLRVGLVTAAALGHALGLPVHGVCTLDAIAFQARAEGLAGQPFTVATDARRKEVYWASYDADGSRTEGPGVDRPAELTPAARSVGAGAVLYPDAFPGAYGPEHVSAGALAGFAAAELAAGRELLPNVPLYLRRPDAQVPAAYKTVLGGKAVLPA; encoded by the coding sequence GTGCTGCTGCTCGCGTTCGACACCGCTACCCCCGCCGTCACCGCCGCCGTCCACGACGGCACGGCCGTCCTCGCCGAGACCCACCAGGTCGACGCCAGGCGCCACGGCGAACTGCTGCTGCCCGCGATCGACCGGGTCCTGCGGGCCGCCGGGGTGGACAAGCACCAGCTCACCGGCATCGCGGTCGGCGTCGGCCCGGGCCCGTACACCGGCCTGCGGGTCGGTCTGGTGACGGCCGCCGCGCTCGGCCACGCGCTCGGGCTGCCGGTGCACGGTGTCTGCACCCTGGACGCGATCGCCTTCCAGGCCCGCGCCGAGGGCCTGGCCGGGCAACCGTTCACCGTCGCCACCGACGCGCGCCGCAAGGAGGTCTACTGGGCCTCGTACGACGCCGACGGCAGCCGCACCGAGGGCCCCGGCGTGGACCGCCCGGCCGAGCTGACGCCCGCGGCCCGCTCGGTCGGCGCCGGCGCGGTGCTCTACCCCGACGCCTTCCCGGGCGCCTACGGCCCCGAGCACGTCTCGGCCGGCGCCCTGGCCGGCTTCGCCGCCGCCGAGCTGGCCGCCGGGCGGGAGCTGCTGCCGAACGTGCCGCTGTACCTGCGCCGCCCGGACGCCCAGGTCCCGGCTGCCTACAAGACCGTTCTGGGGGGCAAGGCGGTGCTCCCGGCGTGA
- the rimI gene encoding ribosomal protein S18-alanine N-acetyltransferase, producing MRWWDIEPVMDLELRLFPEDAWSRGMFWSELAEAHPGGTRHYSVATAADGTIVGYAGLMAVAGEGDVQTIAVDERHQGAGLGTALLTDLIHEAARRGCADLLLEVRVDNQRAQRLYERHGFEPVGIRRGYYQPANIDALVMRLDHPSTDSTDPKDIEDTRHG from the coding sequence ATGCGCTGGTGGGACATCGAGCCGGTGATGGACCTGGAGCTCAGGCTGTTCCCCGAGGACGCCTGGTCCCGCGGGATGTTCTGGTCCGAGCTCGCCGAGGCCCACCCCGGCGGCACCCGCCACTACTCGGTCGCCACCGCCGCGGACGGCACGATCGTCGGCTACGCCGGTCTGATGGCCGTCGCCGGCGAGGGCGACGTCCAGACCATCGCCGTCGACGAGCGCCACCAGGGCGCCGGCCTCGGCACGGCGCTGCTCACCGACCTGATCCACGAGGCCGCCCGGCGCGGCTGCGCCGACCTGCTGCTGGAGGTGCGGGTGGACAACCAGCGCGCCCAGCGGCTGTACGAGCGCCACGGCTTCGAACCGGTGGGCATCCGGCGCGGCTACTACCAGCCCGCCAACATCGACGCGCTGGTGATGCGCCTCGACCACCCCAGCACCGACAGCACCGACCCGAAGGACATTGAGGACACCCGCCATGGCTGA
- the tsaD gene encoding tRNA (adenosine(37)-N6)-threonylcarbamoyltransferase complex transferase subunit TsaD — MADEPLVLGIETSCDETGVGIVRGTTLLADAVASSVNDHARFGGVVPEIASRAHLEAMVPTIQRALDTAGIKASDLDGIAVTAGPGLAGALLVGVSAAKAYAWALDKPLYGVNHLASHICVDQLEHGRLPSPTMALLVSGGHSSLLLSEDITTDVRPLGATIDDAAGEAFDKVARVLGLGFPGGPIVDRTAREGDPKAIQFPRGLSGRNDPEYDFSFSGLKTAVARWVEAKRRAGEEVPIADVAASFQEAVTDVLTRKAVKACKDNGVDHLMIGGGVAANSRLREMAQQRCDRAGIRLRVPRPGLCTDNGAMVAALGSEMVWRDRAPSAFDLSADSSLPVTDVHVPAAVIEHGDVHGQAYHALGGGAA, encoded by the coding sequence ATGGCTGACGAACCGCTCGTCCTCGGCATCGAGACCTCCTGCGACGAGACCGGCGTCGGCATCGTGCGCGGCACCACGTTGCTGGCCGACGCGGTCGCCTCCAGCGTCAACGACCACGCCCGCTTCGGCGGCGTCGTCCCGGAGATCGCCAGCCGCGCCCACCTGGAGGCGATGGTCCCGACCATCCAGCGCGCCCTGGACACCGCCGGGATCAAGGCCAGCGACCTGGACGGCATCGCCGTCACCGCCGGCCCCGGCCTGGCCGGCGCGCTGCTGGTCGGCGTCAGCGCGGCGAAGGCGTACGCCTGGGCGCTGGACAAGCCGCTGTACGGGGTCAACCACCTCGCCTCGCACATCTGCGTCGACCAGCTGGAGCACGGCCGACTGCCCTCGCCGACGATGGCCCTGCTGGTCTCCGGCGGGCACTCCTCGCTGCTGCTCAGCGAGGACATCACCACGGACGTCCGTCCGCTCGGCGCGACCATCGACGACGCGGCCGGCGAGGCCTTCGACAAGGTCGCCCGGGTGCTCGGCCTGGGCTTCCCGGGCGGCCCGATCGTCGACCGGACGGCCCGCGAGGGCGACCCCAAGGCGATCCAGTTCCCGCGCGGCCTGAGCGGGAGGAACGACCCCGAGTACGACTTCTCCTTCTCCGGTCTGAAGACCGCCGTCGCCCGCTGGGTGGAGGCCAAGCGCCGGGCCGGCGAGGAGGTGCCGATCGCCGACGTCGCGGCCTCCTTCCAGGAGGCGGTCACCGACGTGCTCACCCGCAAGGCCGTCAAGGCGTGCAAGGACAACGGCGTCGACCACCTGATGATCGGCGGCGGCGTCGCGGCCAACTCCCGGCTGCGCGAGATGGCCCAGCAGCGCTGCGACCGGGCCGGCATCCGGCTGCGGGTGCCCCGGCCGGGCCTGTGCACCGACAACGGCGCGATGGTGGCGGCGCTGGGCTCCGAGATGGTGTGGCGCGACCGCGCCCCCTCCGCCTTCGACCTGTCGGCGGACTCCTCGCTGCCCGTCACCGACGTCCACGTGCCGGCCGCGGTGATCGAACACGGCGACGTCCACGGTCAGGCCTACCACGCCCTCGGCGGTGGCGCCGCGTGA
- a CDS encoding polysaccharide deacetylase family protein, whose protein sequence is MNRDGRNRTRTYTAGALALLAFATACGDGGGAAPAATTTAAAEPRPAAVGGAPTAAATTPDAAPAEGDAAAWAKWNLKPLAPAPAPPADKPIKLERTGTVPVFSDVKTTDKVVFITIDDGAEKDPKFVEMLTDLKVPITMFLTKDIVKNDYGYFKPLQALGNHIQNHTVTHPVMSKLPPDKQKSEICDDQAALTQQYGTAPLLFRPPFGDGANTPTLNNSVQQCGPRAIVLWRESMQIHDMQYQTGDKKLKPGDIILAHFRGPKELKGATMTQMFGDLLARIQEQGFAVARLDDYIQPPAS, encoded by the coding sequence GTGAACAGGGACGGGCGGAACAGGACCAGGACGTACACGGCGGGGGCGCTGGCCCTGCTGGCCTTCGCCACCGCGTGCGGCGACGGCGGCGGTGCCGCACCGGCCGCGACCACGACCGCGGCGGCGGAGCCCCGGCCCGCCGCCGTCGGCGGCGCGCCGACCGCCGCGGCCACCACGCCCGATGCGGCCCCGGCCGAGGGCGACGCCGCGGCCTGGGCGAAGTGGAACCTCAAGCCGCTGGCCCCGGCCCCCGCGCCGCCCGCCGACAAGCCCATCAAGCTCGAACGCACCGGCACCGTACCGGTGTTCAGCGACGTGAAGACCACCGACAAGGTCGTCTTCATCACCATCGACGACGGCGCCGAGAAGGACCCGAAGTTCGTCGAGATGCTGACCGACCTCAAGGTGCCGATCACGATGTTCCTGACCAAGGACATCGTCAAGAACGACTACGGCTACTTCAAGCCGCTCCAGGCGCTCGGCAACCACATCCAGAACCACACCGTCACCCACCCGGTGATGAGCAAGCTCCCGCCGGACAAGCAGAAGTCCGAGATCTGCGACGACCAGGCCGCGCTCACCCAGCAGTACGGCACCGCCCCGCTGCTGTTCCGCCCGCCGTTCGGCGACGGCGCCAACACCCCGACGCTCAACAACTCGGTGCAGCAGTGCGGCCCGCGCGCGATCGTGCTCTGGCGCGAGTCGATGCAGATCCACGACATGCAGTACCAGACCGGGGACAAGAAGCTGAAGCCCGGCGACATCATCCTGGCGCACTTCCGCGGCCCCAAGGAGCTCAAGGGCGCCACGATGACCCAGATGTTCGGGGACCTGCTGGCCCGGATCCAGGAGCAGGGCTTCGCGGTGGCCCGGCTGGACGACTACATCCAGCCGCCGGCTTCCTAG
- a CDS encoding class I SAM-dependent methyltransferase, with the protein MDTENLQPLLTPEGQALLTELREFAPEEELALATRLRREHPAELVSAAFGQARLRQRARAKFGADADLMYFTPNGVEQSTRRSVAEWRARRFAELGVRRLADLCCGIGGDVLALARAGIQVLAVDKDPAACAATAANAAALGLAELVEVVCADVAEVDVTGYDAVFTDPARRTSRGRVFDPEAYAPPLSWAIEAGRRTPIGALKVAPGIPHEAVPADAEAEWVSDHGDVKEAVLWFGTGAARPHRATLLPQAASLTGGDLPDPPAGPVGRYLYEPDGAVIRAHLVAEVAEQVGGRLIDPKIAYLTSDRLVATPYAHAFELTDVLPFHIKKLKALLRERGVGTVVIKKRGMAITPEELRRQLKPSGPNTVTVILSRTDHGPLMMLGRPVQAV; encoded by the coding sequence GTGGACACCGAGAACCTCCAGCCCCTGCTGACCCCCGAGGGTCAGGCCCTGCTCACCGAGCTGCGCGAGTTCGCCCCCGAGGAGGAGCTGGCGCTGGCCACCCGGCTGCGGCGGGAGCACCCGGCGGAGCTGGTGTCGGCGGCGTTCGGGCAGGCGCGGCTGCGGCAGCGGGCGCGGGCGAAGTTCGGGGCGGACGCCGACCTGATGTACTTCACGCCCAACGGCGTCGAGCAGTCCACCCGGCGCAGCGTGGCCGAGTGGCGGGCGCGCCGCTTCGCCGAGTTGGGCGTACGGCGGCTGGCGGACCTGTGCTGCGGCATCGGCGGGGACGTGCTGGCGCTGGCCCGGGCCGGGATCCAGGTGCTGGCCGTCGACAAGGACCCGGCGGCCTGCGCCGCCACCGCGGCGAACGCCGCCGCGCTGGGCCTGGCCGAGCTGGTCGAGGTGGTCTGCGCGGACGTCGCCGAGGTGGACGTGACCGGCTACGACGCGGTGTTCACCGACCCGGCCCGGCGCACCTCGCGCGGCCGGGTGTTCGATCCGGAGGCGTACGCGCCGCCGCTCTCCTGGGCGATCGAGGCCGGGCGGCGGACCCCGATCGGCGCCCTGAAGGTCGCCCCGGGCATCCCGCACGAGGCCGTCCCGGCGGACGCCGAGGCCGAGTGGGTCTCCGACCACGGGGACGTCAAGGAGGCGGTGCTCTGGTTCGGCACCGGGGCCGCCCGCCCGCACCGCGCCACCCTGCTGCCGCAGGCCGCCAGCCTGACCGGCGGCGACCTGCCCGACCCGCCGGCCGGCCCGGTCGGGCGGTACCTGTACGAGCCGGACGGCGCGGTGATCCGGGCGCACCTGGTGGCCGAGGTGGCCGAGCAGGTCGGCGGCCGGCTGATCGACCCGAAGATCGCCTACCTGACCTCGGACCGGCTGGTGGCCACCCCGTACGCGCACGCCTTCGAGCTCACCGACGTGCTGCCCTTCCACATCAAGAAGCTGAAGGCGCTGCTGCGCGAGCGCGGGGTCGGCACGGTGGTGATCAAGAAGCGCGGGATGGCGATCACCCCGGAGGAGCTGCGCCGTCAGCTCAAGCCCTCCGGGCCGAACACCGTCACGGTGATCCTCAGCCGCACCGACCACGGGCCGCTGATGATGCTGGGCCGACCCGTCCAGGCCGTCTAG
- the groES gene encoding co-chaperone GroES, which yields MTTSSKVAIKPLEDRIVVQPLDAETTTASGLVIPDTAKEKPQEGVVLAVGPGRFEDGQRLPLDVAVGDIVLYSKYGGTEVKYQGEEYLVLSARDVLAIIEK from the coding sequence GTGACCACCAGCAGCAAGGTTGCCATCAAGCCGCTCGAGGACCGCATCGTGGTCCAGCCGCTCGACGCCGAGACCACCACGGCCTCCGGCCTGGTTATCCCGGACACCGCCAAGGAGAAGCCCCAGGAGGGCGTCGTCCTGGCCGTCGGCCCGGGCCGCTTCGAGGACGGCCAGCGTCTGCCGCTCGACGTCGCCGTGGGTGACATCGTCCTGTACTCGAAGTACGGCGGCACCGAGGTGAAGTACCAGGGCGAGGAGTACCTCGTCCTCTCGGCCCGCGACGTTCTCGCCATCATCGAGAAGTAA